One region of Salvia miltiorrhiza cultivar Shanhuang (shh) chromosome 3, IMPLAD_Smil_shh, whole genome shotgun sequence genomic DNA includes:
- the LOC131015845 gene encoding putative ABC transporter C family member 15, whose amino-acid sequence MVVNEQIFSSTSNLRFLRFQVAWPEMISPCHWEDANIIMQLGFLVILLLYCIRKNLDFFRKGRKNPRDVEKYPTDGRYGFSYKVSIICSILMLSTQVVTLLTWQQSQCGSEVSVLSSRIMQVISWAITLFVLYRIRSRKRLKFPWILRFWWTSSFLLSLVRVMIDAHCLVTDHNQLGVQEYGDMINLAASVCLLILSIRGKTGATFSTTEDDITAPLLNGKADKTSEVKRDNPYGKATFIQLVTFSWLNPLFEFGFKKPLDPDEVPDVDIKDSAAFLSQDFDQCLKRVKERDGSDIPSLYKAMYIFARKKAAINALFAITNAGASYVGPYLINYFVEFLNEKKFRSLGSGYLLALGFLGAKLVETIAQRQWIFGARQLGLRLRAALISQIYKKGLILSSQSRQSRSSGEIINYMSVDVQRITDFIWYLNTVWMLPVQISLAIFILHINLGNGALVGLAATLIVMAGNIPLTRIQKRYQTKIMDAKDNRMKSTSEVLRHMKTLKLQAWDSHYLLKLIDLRKIEHNWLWKSLRLSALTAFIFWGSPTFISVITFGGCVLMGIPLTAGRVLSALATFRMLQDPIFNLPDLLNVIAQGKVSVDRISSYLQEDEIKPGAVEFIANNETELHVEIDGGVFSWDMEQGGTPILNHIQLKVKKGMKVAICGTVGSGKSSLLSCILGEMHKLSGTVKVSGEKAYVPQSPWILTGDVRENILFGKPYESDKYNRTIEACALIKDFELFAAGDLTEIGERGINMSGGQKQRIQIARAVYQDAEIYLLDDPFSAVDAHTGSQLFKDCLMGILKDKTILYVTHQVEFLPAADLILVMQNGKIAQSGTFDELLKQNIGFEVLVGAHSDALESVMTMESSSRTSEFAAVENELDADAIMNQEFPHTKQDSEHNLDIEITEREGRLVQDEEREKGSIGREVYMAYLTTLKGGALVPIIILAQSSFQVLQVLSNYWMAWACPTGDDELVDGMNFILLVYTLLAVGSAFCVLLRASLVAIAGLHTAEKLFSNMLNSVLRAPMAFFDSTPTGRILNRVSTDQSVLDLEMANKLGWCAFSIIQLLGTIAVMSQVAWEVFVIFIPVTAICIWYQRYYIPTARELARLAGIERTPILHHFAESLTGAATIRAFDQQERFTDANLCLIDNHSRPWFHNVSAMEWLSFRLNQLANFVFAFSLVLLVTLPEGVINPSIAGLAVTYGINLNVQQASVIWNICNAENKMISVERILQYSNLTSEAPLVIEDSRPPSNWPDFGTICFTNLQIRYAEHLPSVLKNISCTFPGRKKVGVVGRTGSGKSTLIQAIFRVVEAREGSIVIDDVDISKIGLHDLRSRLSIIPQDPTMFEGTVRGNLDPLEQHSDNEIWEALDKCQLGDIVRQKPDKLETAVVENGENWSVGQRQLFCLGRALLKKSSILVLDEATASVDSATDGAIQKIISQEFEDRTVVTIAHRIHTVIDSDLVLVLSDGRIAEYDSPAKLLERENSFFSKLIKEYSMRSHGFNGVPKLQH is encoded by the exons ATTTAAGGTTTCTACGATTTCAAGTAGCATGGCCAGAGATGATCTCCCCCTGCCACTGGGAAGATGCCAATATCATCATGCAACTCGGGTTCTTGGTGATTTTGTTGCTTTACTGCATAAGAAAAAATTTAGATTTTTTCCGCAAAGGAAGAAAGAATCCAAGAGATGTAGAAAAATACCCAACGGATGGCAGATATGGCTTCTCCTACAAAGTCAGCATCATCTGTTCCATCTTAATGCTTAGTACTCAAGTTGTGACATTGCTGACGTGGCAACAAAGCCAGTGTGGATCAGAAGTCTCAGTTCTTTCATCAAGGATAATGCAGGTGATATCATGGGCAATCACATTGTTTGTACTGTATAGAATACGAAGCAGGAAGCGTCTCAAGTTCCCATGGATCTTGAGATTCTGGTGGACATCTAGCTTTCTTTTATCTCTTGTTCGTGTGATGATTGATGCTCATTGCCTAGTAACAGACCATAATCAACTTGGGGTGCAAGAATATGGTGATATGATCAATCTTGCAGCTTCTGTATGTCTGCTCATTCTATCCATCCGAGGTAAGACGGGTGCAACCTTTAGCACAACAGAGGACGATATCACTGCCCCCCTTCTGAATGGCAAAGCTGATAAGACTTCAGAAGTGAAGAGAGACAATCCTTACGGAAAGGCCACCTTCATCCAGCTTGTCACATTCTCATGGCTTAATCCATTGTTTGAGTTTGGATTCAAGAAGCCCCTTGATCCAGATGAAGTCCCAGATGTTGATATTAAGGATTCTGCAGCTTTTCTATCCCAGGACTTCGATCAGTGCCTCAAGCGTGTGAAGGAAAGAGATGGGAGTGATATACCATCTCTCTACAAGGCAATGTACATTTTTGCTAGGAAGAAAGCAGCCATCAATGCACTTTTTGCCATTACTAATGCAGGAGCATCTTATGTAGGACCTTACCTTATCAATTACTTTGTAGAATTCCTGAATGAGAAGAAATTCAGGAGTCTTGGAAGTGGGTACCTTCTTGCATTAGGCTTCCTCGGAGCAAAGCTGGTGGAGACGATAGCACAGAGGCAGTGGATTTTCGGAGCCCGACAGCTTGGCCTTCGCCTGAGAGCTGCTTTGATCTCTCAGATATACAAAAAGGGCCTCATCTTGTCAAGCCAGTCGCGTCAGAGCCGAAGCAGTGGGGAGATCATCAATTACATGAGCGTTGATGTACAAAGGATCACAGACTTCATATGGTACTTGAATACAGTATGGATGCTTCCAGTACAAATCTCCCTAGCAATCTTCATTCTCCATATCAATCTTGGAAACGGAGCTCTAGTCGGGTTGGCTGCAACTCTGATAGTGATGGCTGGAAACATCCCTTTGACAAGAATCCAGAAAAGATACCAAACGAAGATCATGGATGCCAAAGACAACCGGATGAAGTCCACATCAGAAGTTCTTAGACACATGAAGACTCTCAAACTGCAAGCATGGGACAGTCATTATCTTCTGAAGCTTATAGACTTGAGAAAGATAGAGCATAACTGGCTGTGGAAGTCACTTAGGCTTTCTGCATTAACCGCCTTCATCTTCTGGGGTTCGCCAACTTTCATCTCGGTCATCACTTTTGGTGGATGTGTATTGATGGGAATTCCACTCACTGCTGGAAGAGTCTTGTCGGCTTTGGCTACCTTCAGAATGCTTCAAGATCCTATTTTCAATCTGCCTGATTTGCTCAATGTGATTGCACAGGGAAAAGTGTCTGTAGATAGAATTTCTTCCTACCTGCAGGAAGATGAGATCAAGCCAGGTGCTGTTGAATTCATTGCAAACAATGAGACAGAGCTTCATGTGGAGATTGATGGAGGAGTATTCAGCTGGGACATGGAACAAGGAGGGACTCCGATTCTCAATCATATACAGTTGAAGGTGAAAAAGGGAATGAAGGTGGCCATATGTGGCACCGTTGGATCAGGGAAATCAAGTTTGCTTTCATGCATACTTGGTGAGATGCACAAACTATCAGGGACGGTGAAGGTCAGCGGTGAAAAGGCCTATGTTCCTCAGTCTCCATGGATATTAACGGGCGATGTCAGAGAGAATATACTCTTTGGGAAGCCATATGAAAGTGATAAGTACAACAGAACAATTGAAGCTTGTGCTCTGATAAAGGATTTTGAGCTCTTTGCTGCTGGAGACTTGACAGAAATAGGTGAGAGAGGCATCAATATGAGCGGTGGCCAGAAGCAGAGAATACAGATTGCACGTGCCGTCTACCAGGATGCTGAAATCTATCTTCTTGATGATCCTTTCAGCGCTGTGGATGCTCACACCGGCTCACAACTCTTTAag GATTGCTTGATGGGAATTCTCAAGGACAAAACTATACTTTATGTTACTCACCAAGTAGAGTTCCTTCCTGCAGCCGACCTCATTCTG GTGATGCAAAATGGGAAAATAGCACAATCTGGGACGTTTGATGAACTATTAAAGCAAAACATCGGGTTTGAAGTTTTAGTTGGTGCGCACAGCGATGCTCTAGAATCAGTTATGACCATGGAAAGCTCGAGTAGGACCTCCGAGTTTGCAGCAGTGGAGAATGAGTTAGATGCAGATGCCATCATGAATCAAGAATTTCCTCATACTAAGCAAGATTCAGAGCACAATCTAGACATCGAGATAACAGAGAGAGAAGGAAGGCTGGTGCaggatgaagagagagagaaaggaagcATTGGGAGAGAAGTCTACATGGCTTACTTGACAACTTTGAAAGGCGGCGCATTAGTTCCAATCATCATCCTTGCACAATCATCATTCCAAGTGCTGCAGGTGCTTAGCAACTACTGGATGGCTTGGGCTTGTCCAACAGGAGATGATGAGCTAGTCGACGGGATGAACTTCATACTGCTGGTGTACACACTTCTTGCTGTTGGAAGTGCATTCTGTGTGCTACTTCGCGCTTCTTTAGTCGCCATAGCAGGTCTGCACACAGCAGAAAAGCTCTTCAGCAACATGCTTAACAGTGTTCTCCGCGCTCCAATGGCGTTCTTCGACTCAACCCCTACAGGAAGAATCCTAAATCGA GTTTCCACAGATCAAAGCGTGTTAGACTTGGAAATGGCGAACAAATTAGGTTGGTGCGCGTTCTCAATAATTCAGCTGCTCGGAACTATAGCCGTCATGTCACAAGTTGCATGGGAAGTTTTTGTCATCTTCATTCCAGTAACGGCAATCTGCATCTGGTACCAG AGATATTACATACCAACAGCAAGAGAGCTAGCGCGTCTAGCAGGAATTGAAAGAACTCCGATCCTTCATCATTTTGCAGAATCACTCACTGGAGCAGCAACAATCCGTGCTTTCGACCAGCAGGAGCGCTTCACTGATGCTAACCTCTGCCTCATCGACAACCATTCAAGACCGTGGTTTCATAATGTATCTGCCATGGAATGGCTTTCTTTCAGACTGAACCAGTTGGCCAATTTCGTATTCGCCTTCTCACTAGTTTTGCTGGTTACTCTCCCTGAAGGGGTCATCAATCCAA GCATTGCAGGGCTCGCAGTCACCTATGGTATAAATTTGAATGTTCAACAAGCTTCAGTCATATGGAATATATGCAATGCAGAAAACAAAATGATATCAGTTGAGCGGATTCTTCAGTATTCGAATCTCACAAGTGAAGCCCCACTGGTTATAGAAGACAGCAGGCCTCCATCAAACTGGCCGGATTTTGGAACTATTTGCTTCACAAATTTGCAG ATACGCTATGCTGAGCATCTCCCATCTGTGTTGAAAAACATCAGCTGCACTTTCCCTGGGAGGAAGAAAGTGGGAGTTGTGGGAAGGACGGGCAGTGGTAAATCGACCCTCATACAGGCCATTTTCCGCGTTGTGGAAGCAAGAGAAGGCAGCATTGTCATTGATGATGTGGACATATCTAAGATAGGCCTTCATGATCTTAGATCAAGGCTCAGTATCATTCCACAGGATCCAACCATGTTCGAGGGAACTGTCCGAGGCAATCTTGACCCGTTAGAGCAACACTCCGACAATGAAATCTGGGAG GCCTTGGATAAATGCCAACTCGGAGATATAGTGCGTCAAAAGCCAGACAAGCTGGAAACTGCAG TCGTTGAGAATGGAGAGAACTGGAGCGTCGGGCAGAGGCAGCTGTTTTGTCTCGGAAGAGCTCTGCTAAAGAAAAGCAGCATCCTCGTTCTGGATGAGGCGACTGCATCAGTCGACTCAGCGACTGACGGGGCAATACAGAAGATCATTAGTCAAGAATTTGAAGATAGGACAGTAGTCACAATAGCTCACAGAATCCACACAGTTATAGACAGTGATCTCGTCTTGGTGCTGAGTGATG GGAGAATAGCAGAGTACGACTCGCCGGCTAAGCTACTGGAAAGAGAGAATTCATTCTTCTCCAAATTGATCAAGGAATACTCCATGAGATCTCACGGTTTCAACGGCGTACCAAAGCTGCAGCATTAA
- the LOC131015848 gene encoding uncharacterized protein LOC131015848 isoform X1, translated as MAVVMTASLSAVRSEATTAGNGAPAPENQKPPPPRPRLARPFLSVSKPTWIVRTESNVRKERIAAPVPACVVCRGSGRVDCYNCNGRGRTNEMEMTMLPKGEWPKWCRSCGGSGLAYCARCVGTGEYRYIMGFHFMNKDAHLPPKDNPTYHRRSSHTFTDLLLNTDSDGQTSLL; from the exons ATGGCGGTGGTGATGACAGCATCGTTATCCGCCGTCAGATCGGAAGCCACGACTGCGGGAAACGGTGCACCAGCTCCAGAGAATCAGAAGCCACCGCCGCCGCGGCCAAGGTTGGCGAGGCCTTTCCTCTCGGTTTCGAAGCCTACTTGGATCGTCAGAACCGAG TCGAATGTTCGGAAGGAGCGCATAGCAGCGCCGGTTCCAGCTTGTGTTGTTTGCAGAGGAAGTGGTAGAGTTGATTGCTACAACTGCAATGGAAGAG GGAGGACAAATGAGATGGAAATGACAATGCTCCCTAAAGGAGAATGGCCCAAATG GTGCAGGAGCTGCGGCGGCAGTGGCCTTGCTTACTGCGCGCGGTGTGTTGGGACGGGGGAATACAGGTATATTATGGGATTTCACTTCATGAACAAGGACGCCCATCTTCCGCCCAAAGATAACCCCACCTATCATCGCCGGAGTTCGCATACATTCACTGACCTTTTACTAAACACAGATTCCGACGGCCAAACCTCACTTTTGTGA
- the LOC131015848 gene encoding uncharacterized protein LOC131015848 isoform X2 translates to MAVVMTASLSAVRSEATTAGNGAPAPENQKPPPPRPRLARPFLSVSKPTWIVRTESNVRKERIAAPVPACVVCRGSGRVDCYNCNGRGRTNEMEMTMLPKGEWPKWSCGGSGLAYCARCVGTGEYRYIMGFHFMNKDAHLPPKDNPTYHRRSSHTFTDLLLNTDSDGQTSLL, encoded by the exons ATGGCGGTGGTGATGACAGCATCGTTATCCGCCGTCAGATCGGAAGCCACGACTGCGGGAAACGGTGCACCAGCTCCAGAGAATCAGAAGCCACCGCCGCCGCGGCCAAGGTTGGCGAGGCCTTTCCTCTCGGTTTCGAAGCCTACTTGGATCGTCAGAACCGAG TCGAATGTTCGGAAGGAGCGCATAGCAGCGCCGGTTCCAGCTTGTGTTGTTTGCAGAGGAAGTGGTAGAGTTGATTGCTACAACTGCAATGGAAGAG GGAGGACAAATGAGATGGAAATGACAATGCTCCCTAAAGGAGAATGGCCCAAATG GAGCTGCGGCGGCAGTGGCCTTGCTTACTGCGCGCGGTGTGTTGGGACGGGGGAATACAGGTATATTATGGGATTTCACTTCATGAACAAGGACGCCCATCTTCCGCCCAAAGATAACCCCACCTATCATCGCCGGAGTTCGCATACATTCACTGACCTTTTACTAAACACAGATTCCGACGGCCAAACCTCACTTTTGTGA
- the LOC131015850 gene encoding uncharacterized protein LOC131015850, with amino-acid sequence MAVRQRAVALPTLMRALRKEAPPRHHTALPSLRRTFSLYDQINLITEVPEDQLRFQEFDNTGFKVNGVRYEGSILCVGNLLMSWTPKKFSDITAESLSIFKTVRPIPEILVLGCGRYIQPVNPELRSFIRSTGMKLEVVDSRNAASTYNILNEDSRIVAAALIPYGQE; translated from the exons ATGGCGGTGAGGCAGAGAGCGGTGGCGCTACCCACACTAATGCGGGCGCTTCGGAAAGAGGCGCCGCCGAGGCACCACACGGCGTTGCCGTCGCTTAGAAGAACCTTCTCTCTCTACGATCAGATCAATCTTATCACTGAAGTCCCTGAAGACCAGCTCCGTTTCCAAGA GTTTGACAACACAGGGTTCAAAGTAAATGGAGTTAGGTATGAAGGTAGCATACTTTGCGTAGGAAATTTATTAATGTCTTGGACACCCAAGAAGTTCTCGGATATCACTGCTGAAAG CTTGTCTATTTTTAAGACTGTGCGGCCCATACCGG AAATCTTAGTTCTTGGCTGTGGGAGGTATATTCAACCAGTAAATCCTGAACTTCGTAGCTTCATTCGTTCGACTGGCATGAAACTAGAAGTAGTTGACTCC AGAAATGCAGCCTCTACTTACAATATATTGAACGAAGATAGCAGAATAGTAGCTGCGGCGCTTATCCCATACGGCCAAGAATGA
- the LOC131015847 gene encoding transcription termination factor MTERF4, chloroplastic — MAAILRKTSQINSIFCKTPKNPFFALPLKPLQNPNSQFCHELLRGAFSTKSSNFPEYEMPTVTWGVIQGRKEKLVSRVIICDYMKSLGIVPDELEELELPSTVEVMRERIEFLQKIGLTIDDINEYPLMLGCSVRKNMVPVLGYLEKIGIPRARMGEFVKNYPQCLHASVVVELAPVIKFLRGLDVEKQDMGYVLMKYPELLGFKLEGTMSTSVAYLVSIGVNPRDIGPMVTQYPYILGMRVGTMIKPLVDYLVSLGLPKKILARMFEKRAYILGYDLEETVKSNVDCLLSFGVKKEALASIIAQYPQILGLPLKAKLSSQQYFFNLKLKIDPDGFARLIERMPQIVSLKQNVIMKPVEFLLGRGVAAADIAKMVVNCPQLVALQVGLMKNSYYYFKSEMGRPVKELVEFPEYFTYSLESRIKPRYQKLQSRGIRCSLAWFLNCSDQRFEERLQGAYIEAESSGPSFVMGGKLELPGNNDVVSEEEDESDDEILYRRTVSL; from the coding sequence ATGGCTGCGATTTTGAGAAAAACCAGTCAAATAAATTCCATATTCTGCAAAACTCCCAAAAATCCATTTTTTGCGCTACCTCTTAAACCCTTGCAAAACCCCAACTCCCAATTTTGTCATGAGCTGCTTCGAGGAGCCTTTTCGACGAAGTCGTCGAATTTCCCCGAATACGAGATGCCAACTGTGACTTGGGGTGTGATTCAAGGCCGAAAGGAGAAATTGGTGTCTAGGGTCATAATTTGTGATTACATGAAATCCTTAGGCATTGTGCCTGATGAGCTAGAGGAACTCGAATTGCCCTCCACTGTTGAGGTGATGCGCGAACGAATCGAGTTTTTGCAGAAAATAGGCTTGACTATAGATGATATCAACGAGTACCCGTTAATGCTAGGCTGTAGTGTGCGGAAAAACATGGTTCCGGTGTTGGGATACTTAGAAAAGATTGGGATTCCGAGGGCGAGGATGGGGGAGTTTGTGAAGAACTATCCGCAATGTCTCCACGCAAGTGTTGTGGTGGAGCTTGCACCGGTGATTAAATTTTTGCGAGGGCTTGATGTGGAGAAACAAGATATGGGTTATGTGTTGATGAAGTATCCGGAGTTGTTAGGTTTCAAGCTCGAGGGAACGATGAGTACGTCTGTTGCTTACTTGGTGAGTATTGGGGTTAATCCGAGGGACATTGGTCCAATGGTGACTCAGTATCCATATATCTTGGGGATGAGAGTTGGGACAATGATCAAGCCGCTCGTGGATTACTTGGTCTCGTTGGGCCTGCCCAAGAAGATTTTAGCTAGAATGTTTGAGAAGCGGGCTTATATTCTCGGTTATGATCTTGAAGAGACCGTGAAGTCGAATGTGGATTGTTTGTTGAGTTTTGGTGTCAAGAAGGAAGCACTTGCATCCATCATTGCTCAGTATCCACAAATTCTTGGTTTGCCTTTGAAGGCGAAATTGTCCTCTCAACAGTACTTCTTCAACCTGAAGCTCAAGATCGATCCTGATGGATTTGCTCGTCTTATTGAGAGGATGCCGCAGATTGTTAGTCTCAAACAAAATGTGATTATGAAACCAGTGGAATTCCTACTGGGACGAGGTGTCGCTGCTGCTGACATAGCGAAGATGGTTGTCAACTGTCCCCAACTAGTTGCTCTTCAAGTCGGGCTCATGAAGAACAGTTACTACTATTTCAAGAGTGAAATGGGCAGGCCGGTGAAAGAGCTTGTTGAGTTTCCTGAATACTTCACTTACAGCTTAGAATCAAGGATCAAACCTCGTTACCAGAAGTTACAGAGTAGGGGGATTAGATGTTCTTTGGCATGGTTCCTCAATTGTAGTGATCAAAGGTTTGAAGAGCGACTTCAAGGTGCGTACATAGAGGCTGAGAGCTCTGGTCCATCATTCGTTATGGGTGGGAAATTAGAGCTTCCTGGGAATAATGATGTTGTATCGGAGGAGGAAGACGAGAGCGATGATGAAATACTTTATAGGCGTACTGTATCTTTGTAG
- the LOC131018829 gene encoding uncharacterized mitochondrial protein AtMg00810-like, which translates to MRKNGRLLLVLVYVDDILITGEDSSTIAALISSLSTTFALNSLGTVNYFLGIQVIKTESNSYQLNQSKYIQDLLTKTNLVNNKPQPSPYDLGTKLHAADSPMFSDPTLFRSTVGALQYLTLSRPDISFSVNKLSQFLHQPTELHWKACKRLLRYLKEAMDYSLIFPSSSQFLHLTVFSDADWADLLDDHKSTGGYCVFLSSNLLSWSSKKQNVVSRSSTESEYRALADSSVEVIWITSLLSEFGITLPQKPILWCDNKSVATIATNPFLLWCMHVTVCISALYI; encoded by the coding sequence ATGCGCAAGAATGGAAGATTATTACTTGTTCTTGTTTATGTGGATGATATATTAATTACAGGAGAAGATTCATCTACTATTGCAGCTCTTATCAGCTCTCTTTCTACAACATTTGCTCTGAATTCATTAGGCACGGTCAACTATTTCCTTGGTATTCAAGTGATTAAGACTGAGAGTAACTCCTATCAGTTGAATCAGTCCAAGTATATCCAGGACTTGCTCACTAAAACAAATCTTGTAAACAACAAACCGCAGCCTTCGCCCTATGATTTGGGTACCAAGCTTCATGCCGCAGACAGCCCCATGTTCTCTGATCCCACTCTGTTCCGAAGCACAGTTGGTGCCCTTCAATACTTGACGCTTTCTCGACCGGATATCTCCTTCAGTGTCAACAAACTCAGTCAATTTCTTCATCAACCCACTGAGCTTCATTGGAAAGCATGCAAACGTCTTCTTCGGTATCTTAAAGAAGCTATGGATTACAGTCTTATCTTTCCTTCTTCTTCACAGTTTCTCCATCTTACAGTCTTTTCCGATGCTGATTGGGCTGATTTGTTGGACGACCACAAATCCACGGGAGGCTATTGTGTGTTTCTTAGTTCAAATCTCCTATCTTGGAGTTCCAAAAAACAGAATGTAGTGTCTCGTAGCTCCACTGAATCCGAGTACAGAGCCTTAGCTGACTCTTCTGTTGAAGTCATTTGGATCACCTCTCTTCTCTCGGAGTTTGGTATAACCCTCCCTCAAAAGCCTATCCTATGGTGCGACAATAAAAGTGTCGCGACTATAGCTACAAACCCATTTCTCCTATGGTGTATGCATGTAACCGTCTGTATCTCAGCTCTCTATATATGA